GCGCGGAGTTTGTCGCCGTCCAAGCGGCGCACGTGATTGCGTATGCGCCCCAGGCTGAAGTCTACCAGCGGCCGAAGCTTCTGCTGGCCCTGGTAGAGCTCGCGCACGTGGCGTGCACGCGCGCCCGCCTTGGCCGGCGCCGGCTGGAACACTGCCAGAGTCGGGTAGCCCCGGACGTCGTGCTTGACGCACAGCTGTTTGTTGGCGTCCACGTCGCAGTTGACCGCTGCGACCTGCATCAGCCCGTCCAGggcccgcgctgcgcgtTCCATCGTGGGTTTCAGTTTTTGGCAGTAGCCACACCAAGGCGCGTAGAACTCAACAAGTGTCGTGTGGTTCGTTCCGTGCACAGCCCGCTTGAACGTCTTGGCAGTCAGCTCCATGACGTGCGGATTGCGGTCGTAGAGGTTCTGCGCGGCCGCCAGGCCGCCTaacgccgccgccagtAGTCCAATCTTCATGTTTGCTATTCGGCCTGGTGTGCTACTTGCTGTGTTTGCGTCTTGTGCCATGTGGCTCTGAGAACAGCTTCTGAGGTGCACCTCAAAAATACGACGGGCCTGTGCAGCGACGGACGAACAGTCCTCTGGCCCAAACGGCTCCGTTGCCGCGACCTACGACGAAGCGGAGCGGTTGATACGGAACTGAGGTTATAAATTTGATAGTTTCACGGAAGCGGTCGCCCCTGGACTGCTCCACCCCTGCGCGGCACTCAAAGAGCATTTAAGAGCTCACTCCTTCCCGGCCCGCACACTTTCGGCACAACGTGTTGGCAGGTAGTAACCAATTCCGTGCTTGGATCAGCAGCAATGCCCCAAAGCCAGGGAATAGAGCGGTCTCCGTTTAGCTTTTACGCGTTCTATCAGCTTTACGCGTACTTCCACAAGGATGCGCCGACGGTGACATTCGGCGCGGTCAAGAATAAACTATACCACCACTATCCGATGGCTGCCGGGCGCGAGAACGAGCACTCGTCCGTGTTCATCACATGGAAAAAGCATGACGAGCGCGGCGAGTACCAGTTGCGCGGGTGCATTGGCACGTTTGCCAAGCTGCCGTTGTTGCGCGGCATCGAAAAGTACTCCCTTATTGCCGCACTCCAGGACTCGCGGTTCCCCCCGATAGAGGTCGGGGAGCTCGCGAAGTTGAAGTGCAGCTGCAATGTTCTCTCGCATTTCAAGACCGTGTTTGAGGAGGGTGCGGGGAATATCTACGACTGGAAGGTTGGGCGCCACGGGGTGATCTTGCGGTTCAGGCACCCCACCACGGGAAGGACGTGCAGTGCCACCTTCTTGCCAGAGGTCATGGTCGAGCAGGGCTGGAGCCAGCTGGAGACGTTTGAGAACTTGATCGAGAAAGCGGGCTGTTGGCAGCACGTGGACGAGCTCATGGACAACTATGACCGCTACTTCATCGAGGTGATCACTTATCGCGGGGATAAGAGCGAGATCACCTACGATGACTTTGTCAAACAGCTTAAGGTGGTTCAGAAGGCGTAGATACTGCTGGCACTGGGAGCCATTCCCCAGCTGCGACTATGTAGTTCCGCTGGTCGTTCCGGCGCGCGATACCTAATTAGAAACTGATCTGTATAAGCTGCACAAGCTGCATTGTTATACCGAGTCGCCAAGGCCTGGCCAGGCAGTCCGCTCCCGCCCGCCGAGTGGCGTCCGCTGGTCGTGGCTGCGCCACCTGTCCAATTCCGGCGCCGCACCATCGCGCGATCCGGCCGCATTCTCCTCGCTCGGACCGGCCGGATAGAACTCGGGCGCTCCTGGATAGAGGTGCCAGCGGCCAATATAGTGAAGCTATGCTCCAGGAAGGGCACCCGACTGGGGGTTTTGCAACAGCCCTTCTCGAGTAAGCGTGCTGCCCCCGGCGGCTAAATCCATGGCACACTCGGCCCAACCACTTCGGCTGTCGAAACTTACGTCAACCTCGGGATATCACAGCCGAGCTTAGAGACGTATTGCATCGGCACCAGCAATTCCGATAGGATACGCAGTCCTCTGGGGTTGACTAACTGTTCCTTCTCAGGGCGTGCATACTCGTACCCGGGCCCTTTGTAATGGAATATAGCACTGGATGCGGCAGCGTCCGAGCTAGACAAGAGGCCTCAGCAATGTTCACAGAACAAGACGTTCAGCCCATGACCAGAGCGCCGAAGCCCCCACGCTGTACCAAGGACAGTCCCAACAAGCTGAGTCACATGCCGCCGTAGAGCCAATTCTTCCTCGCCCCCAATGCGTCGCCATGGCAGGGACAGTGTTTCCGCCTTGTATCCGTGGTCCCACGAAACCAACGTCGCAAGGCGCGTGCGTCACGTTGCAGAAATCCCCGCGTACGTCGCGAAACTCTCGCTGTTGGTCATACGCTACAAACCCGGCGCAGGTCGTGCGGCAGGTCGAGCGACTAGTAGCTCTGTTGCCGTACGCTTGGCGCACAATTACTGTGACAACTACAAGACCTCGAAGCTGGGCTTCCTTATTAAGATTTTCTGCCTGGAATATGGACGAGACAAGGAAATGATGGAATCAGATATTCAGCAAGTTTATCTTGGCACGAAGAGCCTGGACCAGACTCCTCTGATACAATGCACCGGGATTGTAACTGCTGGCCAGTACAGACGAGAGTACGCAACAGAAGAGCTATGGAGGATGGTCATGCTGCGTATCAGTAGCTAATGGGTATATTCTGCTCTAAAATACGGAGTCTAGAACCACCAGCTACCATGGCTTTATATGCCTTTCCTGTTAGCAACAGTTATCATTTATAACAACGTGAGTCATTTGAACTGCTTGCCGCTGACGCTCTATGATTAAAATAAAATTAATAATTAATGTAGCTTGTCACTGGGGTTCGCTATACCGGAAGTGGATACCTTTCGCATCCTGCTGGCTTCTTACTTGTGTTATTGGGACTGCCCTGATAGCCGCTTGATATTCCAGGGTCATAGTTGAGAACTAGGATGTTTCGTGAGCATGATCAGACGCAGTGTCAGGTTTACCCCATTAGTCCGATTTAGTCGATTGGTTCACAAACTATGAAATCCGTCTCTTGTGTACAAATCCCATATCGGGGCATATGGCGCAGTTGGTAGCGCGCATCCCTTGCAAGGATGAGGTCATCGGTTCGACTCCGGTTATGTCCAATTAATTTTTTTAAAAGTATTTCAACTGCAATGGTTGCGCCTGGCTTGTCAGTCCCTATAATAAGCCGACCCAGCTGCTGCATAAAGGTCCACATGGGGTCTTGCAAAACGAGATATATAGATATTTGCCACCCAGGATTGCCACTGAAGTAACGCTAAACAACAGAAAGCATGTCCCTAGGAAGAAAAGCAGCTGAAAGATTAGCCAACAAAATTGTGCTTGTGACTGGTGCCTCTGCGGGCATTGGCCGTGCTACAGCCATTAACTATGCAGACGCGACGGACGGGGCAATCAAGTTGATTTTGGTGGCAAGACGCGCAGAAAAGCTCACCAGCTTGAAACAGGAGATCGAAAGCAAGTATCCCAACGCCAAGATCCATGTCGGACAATTGGATGTGACCCAACTGGACCAGATCCGCCCATTTTTGGAGGGACTACCTGAGGAGTTCCGAGACATTGATATTTTAATTAACAACGCAGGTAAGGCCCTCGGCACTGAGAGGGTGGGGGAAATCTCGATGGACGATATCCAGGAGGTTTTCAACACTAATGTTATCGGCTTGGTGCACTTGACTCAGGAGGTTCTACCTATTATGAAAGCCAAGAATTCCGGGGACATTGTCAATGTTGGGTCGATTGCCGGCCGCGAAGCCTACCCTGGTGGCTCTATTTACTGTGCCACGAAACATGCGGTCAAGGCTTTCACCAGGGCCATGCGGAAGGAGCTCATTAGCACCAAGATCCGGGTCTTCGAAATTGCGCCGGGCTCTGTAGAAACGGAATTCTCCATGGTTCGTATGCGCGGTAACGAAGAGAATGCCAAGAAAGTGTACCAGGGATTTGAACCCCTAGATGGTGATGATATCGCTGATACAATTGTCTATGCCACATCCAGAAGATCCAACACCGTAGTTGCAGAGATGGTCGTTTACCCATCCGCGCAAGGTTCTCTGTACGATACTCACCGCAACTAACATAATACAAAATGCCACCTAGCTGCTCTTACAGACGCTGAACTGCATAAAATTGATTTAATTAGCTCACTAGGTATAATTCAATATGGTTTTATGAACAGTCTATTAAATAATTACAAACCCAGCGGATATATATGCAAAGTGGTTCAGTCTCGAACATACAGCAATAGCTCTGCTGATTTAACTTTGAACCACGCGTCAGGGTGTCACACTGGAATTAACACTTTTCTGAGCATGTGGTGAAAATGGCACGATAGTACCGTACTTTGCGTCAAACTCGCTGAAATCCAGCTCCTCGTTATCGCCTGACAACTCTCTATATTTTTGAACCACAGCATCCTCCAATTCTATGGAATCATTGTAGATTGTAGAGCCCTCCGTATTATATACCCTTGCATTCGCAAAGATCAAATGGAAGTCCTCCACCACTTCTTTTATGGAATCATAAGCCTTGGCTTCAATATGTCTGGTCACATCTTCAAACGCAGCAGGATACCTTATTAGTAAATAGTAATCCGGATATAACTTCTTGGAGGGCTTTACTAAGAAGATCTCGGCCAAATTCCTTCCTTCCTCATTCCTGTAACTCAGAATATAATCATACAACTCCTTGGACTGCGCAGCAATCTCTTCCCTCACAGCTTCAGGCTGTTTGGGCATTTCCCTTGAATAAATGCGGCCATTTTTAGCGGGACGACCACGACGCCCTTTAAGCTTCGGTTTCGTCTTACCGCTCCTCACGGATTTTAATGAAGTAGTGACCCTATCTTCCGGAGAGTTAGCATTGTTCTGAATTGCAACATCTTTACCATTTCCGTTAACTGGCGAATCGTCGATAGTTGTCTGAGATAAAGGATTTTCCACCTCGGAATCATCATCTAACTTGACGCGTTTATTTTTGGGAGGCCTTCCGGGTCCACGTTTCCTCTTCAGGGGCAAGGGCATTCCATCTTCATCATTAGTCATCGATACATTAGATCCTCCGGTGGAAAGTCTCTCTAATGCGTCAGCTTCCAGTTCTTCATCGCTTACTTCAAACTGCTTCAGCCATTGTTCCTCACTCATGCTATCACCATAATGTGTGGCCTTCCTCTCTCTAGTGCCCCTTCCGCCGACGAACATCCTCTCGGAATTTTCTTTTTCAAGTTGAGCATCAATATCCTGATGATAAAACTCTGGCAACTCTGAATCTTCCATCAATCTGGATGTTATACCATCAGCAAACTGTTTCCGGTTTCTCTCTGCATCGATCTCAGCAAAAAGTTTGAGCTCATTATCGTTCCTAGCCAAGATTTCATTCAACTCACTATCGTCCAACTGTTCGTCCTCAGCCACACCCATTTCTCGTTTGCGTTTCTGTTCTTCTTCAGCCTCTAATAGTGAGCGCAACAACGCCTCTTGTTCCTCAGCAGTGGATTTATTATCAAATTTCCCTGCCTGAATAACTTTCCCATCAATATCCAACTTCCGATGTGCACGCTCCAATATAACCTCCTCTACTGAGTTATCCGTAATCAATCTTAATATTCTAACTTCATTCTTTTGACCAATTCTATGAGCTCTGTCCTGTGCTTGCAAATCCTGATGTGGATTCCAGTCTGTATCAAAGATAATAACTGTATCAGCAGTTTGCAAGTTCAAACCTAGCCCACCTGCCCTAGTCGAAAGCAAGAAACAGAAGTAATCGGACCCTGGGGCGTTAAATTTGTTCAATAAGGCGGTCCGATCATCTGACTTAGTGTGCCCATCAAGCCTTAGATACTTCATATCACAGAAACGTAAAAAATCTTCCATGATATCCATAATCTGGGTCATTTGAAAAAATATTAGCACACGATGCCCAGAAGCTTTGAACTTTGGCAATATCTTTTCTAGCAATTCAAATTTCCCGGCCACTCGCCAAATATTAGCATTTGTTTCCCTGTTTGGATTTATCTGATCTTCCACTTCTTCAAACACAAACGGATGGTTACAGATCTTCTTTAGTTGCATGATTTGATTATTGAATCCGCGTAAACCAACCATCTTTTTACTACTAGGATCATCTACGACAAATAGCCTACGATGTTTTAGCATTTGTTCGTATAGCTTCTGTTGTAAGGCACTCATCCTACATTTCAAAACCTTTTCAACCTTATCGGGCAACTCTTTCTCGACGTCTTTCTTTAAACGCCGCAACAAGAACGGCCTCAAGACTTTATGCAATCTTCTAATAACTAGTAATGTCTCTTCTTCACTTAGTTCAATCTTATCTTGACCTCCAGTATTCG
This is a stretch of genomic DNA from Eremothecium gossypii ATCC 10895 chromosome VI, complete sequence. It encodes these proteins:
- a CDS encoding uncharacterized protein (Syntenic homolog of Saccharomyces cerevisiae YOR289W); the protein is MPQSQGIERSPFSFYAFYQLYAYFHKDAPTVTFGAVKNKLYHHYPMAAGRENEHSSVFITWKKHDERGEYQLRGCIGTFAKLPLLRGIEKYSLIAALQDSRFPPIEVGELAKLKCSCNVLSHFKTVFEEGAGNIYDWKVGRHGVILRFRHPTTGRTCSATFLPEVMVEQGWSQLETFENLIEKAGCWQHVDELMDNYDRYFIEVITYRGDKSEITYDDFVKQLKVVQKA
- the MPD1 gene encoding protein disulfide isomerase MPD1 (Syntenic homolog of Saccharomyces cerevisiae YOR288C (MPD1)), yielding MAQDANTASSTPGRIANMKIGLLAAALGGLAAAQNLYDRNPHVMELTAKTFKRAVHGTNHTTLVEFYAPWCGYCQKLKPTMERAARALDGLMQVAAVNCDVDANKQLCVKHDVRGYPTLAVFQPAPAKAGARARHVRELYQGQQKLRPLVDFSLGRIRNHVRRLDGDKLRALFDEGGPRPAAVLVSARERVAPLYKSMAIDWLGAVDFAFVAAAKLPKDTPVPDRPGLAPCAEHLAEHLDRSALLLFNPQADECRVYSGELTKPAVAEFLSQAAMPREGPLSKRERFLETLKGKKRTRGPDHDDRDEL
- the ORA1 gene encoding oxidoreductase (Syntenic homolog of Saccharomyces cerevisiae YMR226C); its protein translation is MSLGRKAAERLANKIVLVTGASAGIGRATAINYADATDGAIKLILVARRAEKLTSLKQEIESKYPNAKIHVGQLDVTQLDQIRPFLEGLPEEFRDIDILINNAGKALGTERVGEISMDDIQEVFNTNVIGLVHLTQEVLPIMKAKNSGDIVNVGSIAGREAYPGGSIYCATKHAVKAFTRAMRKELISTKIRVFEIAPGSVETEFSMVRMRGNEENAKKVYQGFEPLDGDDIADTIVYATSRRSNTVVAEMVVYPSAQGSLYDTHRN